From Peromyscus maniculatus bairdii isolate BWxNUB_F1_BW_parent chromosome 8, HU_Pman_BW_mat_3.1, whole genome shotgun sequence, a single genomic window includes:
- the Icam2 gene encoding intercellular adhesion molecule 2, with protein MVSFACWSLPITLLALLCCSGSGKKAFEVYIWSEKHVVEATESWKVNCSTSCENPEKGGLETSMSKIMLEQHPQGKWKQFLVSNISNDMTILCHFTCEKEQYSTDLNITVYQPPSQVTLKLKPPRVVVGEAFTIECTVSAVKPLESLTLTLLRGRESLQNQTFEGTEHEAIAIFNSTALTKNGLNFSCQAELDLRPHGGHIIRSFSESQILEVFEPMQDNQMVIIIVVVSILLFLFVTSILLCFILGQHWHRRRMGTYGVLAAWRRLPRAFRQRPV; from the exons ATGGTGTCTTTTGCTTGCTGGAGCCTGCCTATAACCCTTCTTGCCCTGCTCTGCTGCTCAG GGTCTGGTAAGAAGGCGTTTGAGGTCTACATATGGTCCGAGAAGCATGTAGTGGAAGCCACAGAGTCTTGGAAAGTCAACTGCAGCACCAGCTGTGAAAATCCGGAAAAGGGTGGTCTGGAGACCTCTATGAGTAAGATAATGTTGGAACAGCACCCTCAAGGCAAGTGGAAACAGTTCTTAGTCTCAAACATCTCCAATGACATGACTATCCTCTGCCATTTCACCTGTGAGAAGGAGCAGTACTCTACGGATCTCAACATCACAGTATACC AGCCTCCGTCTCAGGTCACCCTGAAGTTGAAGCCCCCTCGGGTGGTTGTGGGGGAAGCCTTCACCATTGAGTGCACAGTATCAGCTGTGAAGCCCCTTGAGAGCCTGACCCTTACTCTGCTCCGTGGCAGAGAGAGCCTGCAGAACCAGACCTTCGAGGGAACTGAACATGAGGCCATAGCCATATTCAACAGCACAGCTCTAACAAAGAATGGTCTCAACTTCTCCTGCCAGGCTGAGCTGGACCTGCGGCCCCATGGTGGGCACATCATCCGCAGCTTCTCAGAGTCCCAGATCCTTGAAGTCTTCG AGCCTATGCAGGACAACCAGATGGTCATCATAATCGTAGTGGTGTCAATACTCCTCTTCTTATTTGTGACATCCATCCTACTCTGCTTTATCCTCGGTCAGCACTGGCACAGGAGGCGGATGGGCACCTATGGGGTGCtagctgcctggaggaggctgCCCCGAGCCTTCCGGCAACGTCCTGTGTGA
- the Prr29 gene encoding proline-rich protein 29: MASLGSGSWSGAPLQSAAPTPWVTILQPCPWTVPSPLPQPSRVKEDLLELMMLQNAQMQQLLLSQLVAGALNPGPEWSSPQVYTDSQQEQVEEEMETQEQQPLVFHHHYLPCSGTSLGPMALWPASFLPVPPHQPPWQGAPGIRRQPPASRRGEVRDVPPPPPPSATGTVGADVPPASDYYDAESLP; this comes from the exons ATGGCCTCCCTCGGGAGTGGGAGCTGGAGCGGCGCCCCATTACAGAGTGCAGCCCCCACG ccctgggTGACCATCTTGCAGCCTTGTCCTTGGACCGTCCcgtctcctctgcctcagcctagCCGAGTCAAGGAAG acctgctggagctcatgatGCTGCAGAATGCCCAgatgcagcagctgctgctgagtCAGCTGGTGGCCGGagccctgaacccagggccagagTGGTCCAGCCCACAG GTCTACACAGACAGCCAACAGGAAcaggtggaggaagagatggagaccCAGGAGCAGCAGCCTTTGGTGTTCCACCATCACTACTTGCCTTGCTCAGGGACCTCCTTGGGCCCCATGGCACTCTGGCCAGCCTCTTTCCTCCCTGTTCCCCCACACCAGCCTCCCTGGCAGGGTGCCCCGGGGATCCGGCGCCAGCCCCCTGCCTCCAGGCGAGGGGAGGT gAGAGatgtgcccccacccccgccccccagtgcCACAGGGACTGTTGGTGCGGATGTACCCCCAGCTTCAG actACTACGACGCTGAGAGCCTGCCATGA